One window of the Halobacillus litoralis genome contains the following:
- the pyrH gene encoding UMP kinase, protein MTTARYRRIVLKLSGEALSGEAGFGLEPSIIKSVSRQVKEVAELGVEVAVVVGGGNIWRGKVGAEMGMDRANADYMGMLATVMNSLALQDSLENVGIPTRVQTSIEMRQVAEPYIRRKAIRHLEKKRVVIFAAGTGNPYFSTDTTAALRAAEVEADVILMAKNNVDGVYTDDPKINEDAVKYDELSYMDVLNEGLGVMDSTASSLCMDNDIDLLVFSITEDGNIKKAVMGENIGTIVRGK, encoded by the coding sequence ATGACAACTGCTCGCTATCGTCGGATTGTATTGAAACTAAGTGGAGAGGCTTTGAGTGGGGAAGCTGGATTCGGATTGGAACCCAGCATTATCAAATCAGTCTCTCGTCAAGTCAAAGAAGTAGCTGAACTTGGGGTAGAGGTCGCAGTCGTAGTTGGCGGCGGGAACATATGGCGTGGGAAGGTCGGAGCCGAAATGGGTATGGACCGTGCCAATGCTGACTATATGGGAATGCTCGCGACTGTCATGAATTCTCTGGCCCTTCAAGACAGCCTGGAAAACGTAGGTATCCCAACCCGTGTCCAAACTTCTATCGAAATGAGACAAGTAGCGGAACCATATATTCGGAGAAAAGCGATCCGTCATTTAGAGAAGAAACGGGTGGTGATTTTCGCCGCAGGTACAGGTAACCCGTACTTCTCGACAGACACAACCGCAGCTCTCAGAGCAGCTGAAGTAGAAGCTGATGTCATCCTGATGGCAAAAAACAATGTGGACGGAGTCTATACGGACGACCCGAAAATTAATGAAGATGCAGTGAAATACGATGAACTTTCCTACATGGATGTTCTTAACGAAGGTTTAGGAGTTATGGATTCTACAGCATCATCGTTATGTATGGACAACGATATCGATTTATTGGTATTCTCTATTACAGAAGACGGAAATATCAAGAAGGCCGTAATGGGCGAAAATATTGGAACCATTGTAAGGGGGAAATAA
- the tsf gene encoding translation elongation factor Ts: MAINAKMVKELRGKTGAGMMDCKKALTENDGDMDKAIEWLREKGISKAQKKADRIAAEGSAAIEISGNTAVLFEVNCETDFVTKNDTFKQLLKDLGQHLVSQKPATVEEALEQKLHGDGEVLSSYITDRVAKIGEKLSLRRFVIKEKTDNDAFGAYLHMGGNIGVLTVLEGSTDETAAKDIAMHVAAVNPRYVSRDEIPEEEANSEREMLKTQAMNEGKPENIVEKMVEGRLNKFFEEICLLDQSFVKDPDQKVKQFVASAGGKITGFERFEVGEGMEKREENFADEVMSQVKK; the protein is encoded by the coding sequence ATGGCTATAAATGCAAAAATGGTAAAAGAACTTCGTGGAAAAACAGGTGCTGGAATGATGGACTGTAAAAAAGCACTGACTGAAAACGATGGTGACATGGACAAAGCAATCGAATGGTTGCGCGAAAAAGGTATCTCTAAAGCACAGAAAAAAGCAGATCGTATTGCTGCTGAAGGTTCCGCTGCTATTGAAATTTCCGGTAACACGGCTGTCCTTTTCGAAGTGAACTGTGAAACAGACTTCGTAACGAAAAACGACACGTTCAAACAACTTCTGAAAGATCTAGGCCAACACCTGGTATCTCAAAAGCCTGCAACAGTCGAAGAAGCTCTTGAACAAAAACTTCATGGTGATGGAGAAGTACTTAGCAGCTACATTACTGATCGTGTAGCAAAAATCGGTGAGAAACTTTCTCTTCGTCGTTTTGTCATCAAAGAGAAAACGGATAATGACGCGTTTGGTGCTTACCTTCACATGGGTGGGAACATTGGTGTTCTTACTGTCCTTGAAGGTTCCACTGACGAAACAGCTGCGAAAGACATTGCCATGCACGTAGCGGCTGTGAACCCTCGTTATGTTTCTCGCGATGAGATTCCTGAAGAAGAGGCGAACAGTGAGCGCGAAATGCTGAAGACTCAAGCGATGAATGAAGGCAAGCCAGAAAACATCGTAGAGAAAATGGTAGAAGGTCGTTTGAATAAATTCTTCGAAGAGATTTGCTTGTTAGACCAAAGCTTCGTTAAAGATCCAGACCAGAAAGTTAAGCAATTCGTAGCTTCTGCCGGTGGTAAAATCACTGGTTTCGAACGTTTCGAAGTTGGCGAAGGTATGGAAAAACGCGAAGAAAACTTTGCTGATGAAGTGATGAGCCAAGTTAAAAAATAA
- the rpsB gene encoding 30S ribosomal protein S2 yields the protein MSVISMKQLLEAGVHFGHQTRRWNPKMKKYIFTERNGIYIIDLQKTVKKVDEAFNYVKDVAADGGNILFVGTKKQAQDTVRDEATRCGMYYINQRWLGGTLTNFETIRKRINRLKDIERMDEDGTFDVLPKKEVVDMLKEKDRLEKFLGGIKEMKKLPDAMFIIDPRKERIAIAEAHKLNIPVVGIVDTNCDPDEIDYVIPANDDAIRAVKLLTSKMADAVLEAKQGEETETTEETEAAVEAAQE from the coding sequence ATGTCTGTAATTTCTATGAAACAGCTATTAGAAGCTGGTGTTCATTTTGGACACCAAACCCGTCGCTGGAACCCGAAGATGAAGAAGTACATCTTCACAGAGCGTAACGGTATTTATATCATCGACCTGCAAAAGACAGTCAAAAAGGTGGATGAAGCATTCAACTATGTGAAAGATGTCGCTGCTGACGGTGGTAACATTCTTTTCGTAGGAACAAAAAAACAAGCGCAGGATACAGTGCGTGACGAAGCAACTCGTTGCGGCATGTATTATATCAACCAACGTTGGTTGGGTGGAACGCTTACTAACTTTGAAACTATCCGCAAACGTATCAATCGTTTGAAAGATATCGAACGTATGGATGAAGACGGTACTTTCGACGTACTTCCTAAAAAAGAAGTAGTTGATATGCTTAAAGAAAAAGATCGTCTTGAGAAATTCCTTGGCGGTATTAAAGAAATGAAGAAACTTCCGGACGCAATGTTCATCATCGATCCTCGTAAAGAGCGTATCGCAATTGCTGAAGCTCATAAATTGAATATTCCAGTTGTAGGTATCGTTGATACAAACTGTGATCCAGATGAAATCGATTATGTCATCCCAGCGAACGATGACGCAATCCGTGCTGTTAAATTGTTGACTTCAAAAATGGCTGATGCTGTACTTGAAGCTAAACAAGGGGAAGAAACAGAAACAACTGAAGAAACAGAAGCTGCAGTAGAAGCTGCTCAAGAGTAA
- a CDS encoding DUF6115 domain-containing protein, translated as MTVFLLVVSFIIDGVLVMALFAMMKKVRQAEELELRQKQVASEIEDLFTSYLMEIKEENRRMGEWVTQKKDKQEAEAHVMESNSKETDETMEVSESKDYTPPEPVEDGEVYQPSIHSQVFELKKEGYTIEEIAKQLNKGKTEVELLYKFHQKSNKKT; from the coding sequence ATGACTGTTTTTTTATTGGTAGTCAGTTTCATAATAGATGGTGTATTAGTTATGGCGTTGTTTGCCATGATGAAAAAAGTAAGGCAAGCAGAAGAACTGGAACTTAGACAGAAACAAGTGGCTTCTGAAATAGAGGATCTATTCACTTCTTATCTAATGGAAATCAAAGAAGAAAACAGGCGTATGGGGGAATGGGTCACCCAGAAAAAAGATAAGCAGGAAGCTGAAGCGCATGTGATGGAATCAAACTCTAAGGAAACGGATGAAACAATGGAAGTCTCTGAGAGTAAAGATTATACACCGCCGGAACCCGTTGAAGACGGAGAAGTATATCAACCATCGATTCATTCTCAAGTTTTTGAATTAAAAAAAGAAGGTTATACTATAGAAGAGATCGCCAAGCAACTCAATAAAGGTAAAACTGAGGTTGAGCTTCTTTACAAATTTCATCAAAAAAGTAACAAAAAAACTTGA
- a CDS encoding DUF342 domain-containing protein codes for MQQEEYKVIVSPDKMEAVIHFSSVDSVTEQVLSDLLKGEGITFGIKEEVIRMLVEEPPLTEVEVLVAKGIEPVDGENGRIIFDKPMTMEVDQEEKASFRDIIAIPSVSKGDRIARIEPHTSGVPGKNVFGEAVQQKPGKTPNLRAGKNTTYDEKEAGFYAEIDGQLSYKDRAIQVQPLFEVRGDLDLHTGNLDFIGSIAIRGNVPTGYKVKAAGDITVYGMVEAAELSAGGSVHISDGVSGLGKARITAGEDVRIGYINQAVVEAGQDLFVENSALHSQCVAHRSVYCQKGNIIGGTTSAGNRVEAQSIGNRMHTPTGIYIGVNKKVEEKQMKLNQTLKAKMEQKEKLVQIGKSLERKRLKQGELSAKERITSLRQRSSLENNEEEIYELAEQMKSMNSSIGDLDDAYLKAVKNIHAFTNVGFGKYVLRVDVDHTDVHMILDSGEIVIKANR; via the coding sequence ATGCAGCAGGAAGAATATAAGGTTATTGTTTCACCAGATAAGATGGAAGCTGTCATTCATTTTTCCTCCGTGGACTCCGTTACAGAACAAGTGCTGTCGGATCTCCTTAAGGGTGAGGGCATCACTTTTGGTATCAAAGAAGAGGTCATTCGGATGTTAGTGGAAGAACCACCACTCACAGAGGTGGAAGTCCTTGTCGCCAAAGGGATAGAGCCGGTAGATGGAGAAAATGGGCGCATCATATTTGACAAACCTATGACAATGGAAGTCGATCAAGAAGAGAAGGCCAGCTTCCGAGACATTATTGCTATTCCGTCAGTTTCAAAAGGAGATCGAATTGCTCGTATCGAACCTCATACCTCAGGTGTGCCAGGAAAAAATGTTTTCGGCGAGGCCGTTCAACAGAAGCCAGGAAAAACACCGAACCTACGTGCTGGAAAAAACACGACCTACGATGAGAAAGAAGCAGGCTTTTACGCTGAAATAGATGGTCAGTTGAGTTATAAGGATCGGGCGATTCAAGTGCAGCCGCTATTTGAAGTTCGAGGGGACTTGGATTTACATACAGGCAACCTTGATTTTATCGGCTCCATTGCAATCAGAGGCAACGTCCCGACAGGATATAAAGTGAAAGCTGCAGGTGATATAACCGTTTATGGAATGGTAGAAGCTGCTGAACTTTCAGCTGGAGGTTCTGTTCATATTTCTGACGGGGTTTCAGGGTTAGGGAAGGCAAGGATTACCGCTGGTGAGGATGTTCGTATCGGCTACATCAATCAAGCGGTTGTAGAAGCCGGACAAGATTTATTTGTTGAAAATTCCGCTTTACATAGCCAGTGTGTTGCCCACCGCAGTGTATACTGCCAAAAGGGGAATATCATAGGAGGCACAACCTCAGCAGGGAATCGTGTAGAAGCTCAATCCATAGGCAACCGTATGCATACCCCGACCGGCATTTACATTGGAGTGAACAAAAAAGTAGAAGAGAAGCAAATGAAGCTCAATCAAACATTAAAAGCAAAGATGGAGCAAAAGGAAAAGCTCGTACAAATAGGAAAATCCCTGGAACGAAAGCGCCTCAAGCAAGGTGAACTTTCAGCTAAAGAACGCATTACTTCTTTAAGACAGAGAAGTTCTCTGGAGAATAATGAAGAAGAAATCTATGAACTTGCTGAGCAAATGAAGTCTATGAATTCTTCCATTGGGGATTTGGATGATGCTTATTTAAAAGCAGTAAAAAATATACATGCTTTCACTAATGTAGGATTCGGAAAGTATGTTCTTCGTGTCGATGTAGATCATACAGATGTTCATATGATCTTGGATAGTGGTGAAATCGTAATTAAAGCAAATAGATAA
- a CDS encoding FliA/WhiG family RNA polymerase sigma factor, translated as MASCLSPQEQHWWDLWTTEQDGEAANHLVQLYDYLVSYHVQRISAHLPKSVSKDDVRSLGMLGLYDALKKFDRTRDLKFDTYASFRIRGSIMDGLRKEDWLPRSVRDRSKKIEQMAEQLEQQLQRPATSKEIADELNLSQQEIEETVKDSLFSNVLSMEEKPKDGSEDHKEGIGYSIPDDQSHTPSESIVKQENYKELAVEIDQLNEKEKLVISLFYHEELTLTEIGHVMELTTSRISQIHAKAIFKLKHALKGMMDV; from the coding sequence ATGGCCAGCTGTTTATCTCCTCAGGAACAACATTGGTGGGATTTATGGACAACGGAACAGGATGGAGAAGCTGCGAATCATTTAGTTCAACTATATGATTATTTAGTGAGTTATCATGTGCAGAGAATTTCTGCGCACCTTCCGAAAAGTGTGAGTAAAGATGATGTTAGAAGCCTGGGAATGTTAGGCCTGTATGATGCATTGAAGAAGTTCGACCGCACAAGGGATTTGAAATTCGACACCTATGCTTCATTCCGGATCAGAGGTTCAATCATGGATGGATTAAGAAAAGAGGATTGGCTGCCAAGATCGGTAAGAGATCGCTCAAAAAAAATCGAGCAGATGGCTGAGCAACTGGAGCAGCAGCTGCAGCGGCCGGCTACATCCAAAGAAATCGCTGATGAGCTCAATTTGAGCCAGCAGGAAATAGAAGAAACCGTAAAAGATTCTTTATTTTCCAATGTTCTTTCAATGGAAGAAAAACCGAAAGACGGAAGTGAAGATCATAAAGAAGGGATCGGATACTCCATCCCGGATGATCAGTCACATACACCCTCTGAATCAATCGTTAAGCAAGAGAATTATAAGGAATTAGCAGTAGAAATCGATCAATTGAATGAAAAGGAAAAACTCGTCATCAGTTTGTTTTATCATGAGGAGTTAACACTTACAGAAATCGGTCATGTTATGGAATTGACAACATCTCGAATTTCACAAATCCATGCAAAAGCTATCTTCAAACTTAAGCATGCATTGAAAGGTATGATGGATGTATAA
- a CDS encoding chemotaxis protein CheD: MSKVARLVRVGIGDMDIVKAPDRIRTSGLGSCVGIILFDEVKKIGGMLHIMLPDSSMAKKITMNRAKYADTGIADLYDQITNTGALPYRVQAKIAGGAQMFQFTSSSDMMRIGPRNVEAVKQKLAQLNIPIVAEEVGGKSGRTIEFDPETTQLNIRTVNRGESVI; encoded by the coding sequence ATGAGTAAAGTAGCAAGATTAGTGAGAGTTGGAATCGGGGATATGGACATTGTGAAAGCACCTGATCGAATCCGCACTTCCGGTCTGGGCTCATGTGTGGGAATTATCCTTTTTGATGAGGTGAAAAAGATCGGGGGGATGCTGCATATTATGCTGCCTGATTCTTCCATGGCAAAGAAAATAACGATGAACAGGGCGAAATATGCAGACACGGGTATAGCTGATCTTTATGACCAGATCACCAACACAGGGGCGCTCCCTTACCGCGTACAGGCAAAGATAGCTGGCGGGGCACAAATGTTCCAATTCACATCTTCCAGTGACATGATGAGAATCGGCCCGAGGAATGTGGAAGCAGTGAAACAAAAGCTAGCTCAACTGAACATTCCAATCGTAGCAGAAGAAGTCGGTGGGAAGAGTGGGAGGACGATTGAGTTCGATCCTGAGACGACTCAGCTAAATATCAGAACAGTAAATCGTGGAGAAAGTGTGATTTAA
- a CDS encoding chemotaxis protein CheC yields the protein MFNTKRFDGRLTSFHLDVLKEVGNVGAGHAATSLSKLLGRKVDMHVPDVQVVDFDEVMELAGGAEREMVSIFLRIEGDAPGSMFFILPPQQANRFVALLTGVTNFGENHEEDAELASSALQELGNILSGSYLTALSDFTDLYLYPSVPSLSRDMVGAILSTGLIEASQVSDHAIVIETSLSDGDTQTDVMEGHFFLFPDPDSYGEIFHSLGVPGHE from the coding sequence ATGTTTAATACAAAAAGGTTTGATGGAAGATTGACTTCTTTTCATTTGGATGTATTGAAGGAAGTCGGTAATGTCGGTGCTGGTCATGCAGCTACTTCATTATCCAAGCTATTAGGGCGCAAGGTTGATATGCATGTTCCAGACGTCCAGGTGGTGGATTTTGATGAGGTCATGGAATTAGCAGGCGGAGCGGAAAGGGAAATGGTCAGTATTTTCTTAAGAATAGAAGGAGATGCACCTGGGAGTATGTTCTTTATTCTTCCTCCTCAGCAGGCGAATCGCTTTGTAGCGCTTCTTACGGGTGTGACGAATTTCGGGGAAAACCATGAAGAGGATGCTGAATTGGCTTCCTCAGCACTGCAAGAACTAGGGAATATCCTTTCAGGCTCCTATTTAACGGCACTCAGTGATTTTACCGATCTGTATCTTTATCCTTCTGTTCCTTCATTATCCAGAGATATGGTGGGGGCGATTTTAAGTACGGGTTTGATAGAAGCATCGCAAGTGAGTGATCACGCAATCGTCATAGAAACATCTTTATCAGATGGAGATACACAGACGGACGTGATGGAAGGCCATTTCTTCTTGTTCCCTGACCCGGATTCATATGGTGAAATATTCCATTCCCTTGGAGTCCCTGGTCATGAGTAA
- a CDS encoding chemotaxis protein CheW produces MSEQDKQMLKVIVFQIKDEEYTIPVEQVGSIERIMPITRVPGTKPFVKGVLNLRGVVTPIIDLRERFEIESTDNTEQTRIITVTIQGLNVGLIVDAANDVLDLDESTIEPPPEVIGTVEAEYIQGVAKLDQRLLILLNLEKVLSKEDVHLLNKVHV; encoded by the coding sequence ATGTCTGAACAAGACAAGCAAATGTTGAAAGTAATCGTCTTTCAAATCAAAGACGAAGAATACACCATACCCGTTGAGCAAGTCGGCTCCATTGAAAGGATTATGCCGATCACCCGTGTTCCCGGCACAAAACCTTTCGTTAAAGGTGTGTTGAATTTGCGCGGGGTGGTCACTCCGATTATTGACCTTCGAGAAAGGTTTGAGATTGAAAGTACTGATAATACTGAACAGACGCGAATCATAACAGTGACTATTCAAGGCCTCAACGTCGGATTGATCGTGGATGCTGCCAATGATGTCCTTGACCTTGATGAGTCTACTATTGAACCTCCCCCTGAAGTTATCGGGACTGTTGAAGCAGAATACATCCAGGGGGTAGCTAAATTGGATCAACGTCTTCTCATTCTATTAAACTTGGAAAAGGTACTCTCCAAAGAAGATGTCCACCTTTTGAATAAGGTTCATGTTTAA
- a CDS encoding chemotaxis protein CheA: protein MEINQYLEVFIDESKEHLQAINDHLLVLEKNPQDITIVNEIFRSAHTLKGMSATMGYQDLSNLTHKMENVLDAVRNEKVSVDENILDVVFDSVDDLEAMVIDIAEGGTGERNVEKVVHLLQSIENGELPTTSTIPHEEPIDAHNMASNELQIDEFTSAVLEQSSEQGQNNFRVEVALREDCLLKAARVYMVFEILEQCGEVIHSQPTVEQLENEEFETSFTVLLITGESAEEIQNRINKVSEIDHVQAGVFEAPSRLETGREAETESAEQTAITKTETKADMQKQNSGEKETKQVANKTIRINIDRLDVLMNLFEELVIDRGRLEQISNELKHSELQETVERMTRISGDLQSIILNMRMVPVEQVFNRFPRMVRQLSRDLNKKIDLSVVGAETELDRTVIDEIGDPLVHLLRNALDHGIESPDVRESKGKSPTGKLELKAYHSGNHVFIEISDDGGGINRDKVEQKAIANNVVTEEQAYNMTDSQVFELIMESGFSTADIISDVSGRGVGLDVVKNTIESLGGNISIDSVPGEGSVFSIQLPLTLSIISVMLVEVQKEKYAVPLSSIIETAIVKKEEIMHAHNKKVIDFRGKVVPLVFLKDILEVPETLEEDDYYSVVIVRKGDKMAALVVNSFIGQQEVVLKSLGDYLSGVFAISGATILGDGQVALILDSNALIK from the coding sequence ATGGAAATAAATCAATATTTAGAAGTTTTTATCGATGAAAGCAAAGAACATTTACAAGCCATTAATGATCATCTGTTAGTTTTAGAGAAAAATCCACAAGACATTACGATTGTAAATGAAATATTCCGCTCTGCACATACACTGAAAGGTATGTCCGCGACGATGGGATATCAGGATTTATCCAATTTGACGCATAAGATGGAAAATGTGCTGGATGCTGTCCGAAATGAAAAAGTGTCAGTGGATGAAAATATCCTTGATGTCGTTTTTGATTCTGTCGATGACCTTGAAGCAATGGTCATTGATATTGCAGAAGGGGGGACTGGGGAAAGAAATGTAGAGAAGGTGGTCCATCTCCTTCAATCGATTGAAAATGGAGAGTTACCTACAACGAGTACTATCCCACACGAAGAGCCGATCGATGCTCATAATATGGCTTCAAATGAACTTCAAATTGATGAATTCACCTCTGCTGTATTGGAGCAATCCTCTGAACAGGGCCAAAACAATTTTCGGGTGGAAGTCGCTCTAAGGGAAGATTGTTTACTGAAAGCGGCCCGTGTGTACATGGTTTTTGAAATTCTGGAACAATGCGGTGAAGTCATCCACTCGCAGCCGACTGTTGAACAATTGGAAAATGAGGAATTCGAAACGAGCTTTACCGTTTTATTAATTACGGGAGAGTCTGCTGAAGAAATCCAAAATAGAATAAATAAAGTATCAGAAATCGATCATGTTCAGGCGGGTGTTTTTGAAGCTCCTTCCCGCCTCGAAACCGGGAGGGAGGCAGAAACGGAATCTGCTGAACAAACGGCAATCACTAAAACAGAAACAAAGGCAGATATGCAGAAGCAAAACAGTGGAGAAAAGGAAACCAAACAAGTAGCGAATAAGACTATCCGAATTAATATTGATCGCTTAGATGTGCTTATGAATTTATTCGAAGAATTGGTAATTGATCGAGGGCGTCTGGAGCAAATTTCAAATGAATTAAAACATAGCGAATTGCAGGAAACGGTAGAACGTATGACGAGAATCTCAGGTGATTTGCAAAGTATCATTTTGAACATGCGCATGGTGCCTGTCGAACAAGTATTCAACAGATTTCCGAGAATGGTGCGTCAGCTTTCAAGGGATTTGAACAAGAAGATTGACTTAAGCGTTGTGGGTGCAGAAACAGAACTTGACCGGACAGTTATCGATGAAATCGGTGACCCTCTCGTCCACTTGTTAAGAAATGCTCTTGATCATGGAATTGAAAGTCCTGATGTGCGCGAATCCAAAGGGAAATCACCTACCGGGAAATTGGAATTGAAAGCCTATCATAGTGGAAACCACGTTTTTATAGAGATTTCGGACGATGGCGGTGGCATAAATCGGGATAAAGTAGAGCAGAAAGCAATCGCTAACAATGTCGTAACAGAAGAACAAGCGTACAATATGACTGATTCCCAAGTTTTTGAACTAATCATGGAAAGCGGCTTTTCCACAGCAGATATCATTTCTGATGTTTCAGGAAGAGGAGTGGGACTCGATGTAGTTAAGAATACGATTGAGTCGCTTGGAGGCAACATATCCATTGACTCTGTGCCGGGTGAAGGCAGTGTGTTTTCCATACAGCTTCCACTGACACTATCGATTATATCGGTCATGCTCGTAGAAGTGCAAAAGGAAAAATATGCCGTGCCGTTATCATCGATTATCGAAACAGCAATTGTTAAAAAAGAAGAGATTATGCATGCCCATAATAAGAAAGTGATAGATTTCCGTGGGAAAGTGGTACCACTAGTCTTTTTGAAAGATATTTTAGAAGTACCTGAGACTTTAGAAGAAGATGATTATTACTCTGTAGTCATAGTCCGTAAGGGAGATAAAATGGCAGCCCTCGTTGTAAATTCCTTCATAGGACAACAGGAAGTAGTTCTGAAATCACTTGGCGATTACCTCTCTGGAGTATTCGCGATCTCAGGAGCAACGATCTTAGGTGATGGCCAAGTCGCATTAATTCTAGACAGCAATGCATTGATTAAATAG
- a CDS encoding protein-glutamate methylesterase/protein-glutamine glutaminase: protein MKKVNVLIVDDSAFMRRILTDILNKDYRIEVVGTARNGKDCLQKMEMLKPDVITLDVEMPIMDGLEALDHIMKKNPKPVVMVSSLTKEGAESTVKAMSLGAVDFIQKPSGSISLDMETVDSHIIKKVLVASDANVVTCEQPLLHKKVPLPDDYQLKGNLVAIGTSTGGPRALQQVLTSLPGDLPAPIAVVQHMPKGFTKSLADRLDKLCSIQVKEAEHLEKLINGTAYIAPGGYHMHVRQKQNELVIELDESDPVHGHRPSVNRLFSSLSQLKGISTTSVVMTGMGADGAEGLFELKQRAGGTHSIAEAETSCVVYGMPKAIVKSGLADEVRELRDISRSIIESLQIKRG, encoded by the coding sequence ATGAAGAAAGTTAATGTACTGATTGTTGATGACTCTGCATTCATGCGACGTATTCTGACAGATATTTTGAATAAAGATTATCGGATCGAAGTTGTCGGGACAGCCCGTAATGGGAAAGATTGCCTTCAGAAGATGGAGATGCTGAAACCTGATGTCATCACACTGGATGTTGAAATGCCCATAATGGATGGTTTGGAAGCTTTGGATCATATTATGAAAAAAAATCCGAAGCCTGTCGTCATGGTATCAAGTCTGACTAAAGAGGGTGCCGAAAGTACGGTTAAGGCTATGAGTCTTGGTGCTGTTGATTTCATCCAAAAACCATCAGGATCGATTTCACTGGATATGGAAACTGTGGACAGTCATATCATCAAAAAAGTTCTGGTTGCAAGTGACGCGAATGTCGTCACATGTGAACAGCCGCTCCTCCATAAAAAAGTCCCGTTGCCTGATGATTATCAACTTAAAGGTAATCTTGTAGCTATCGGAACTTCCACAGGTGGTCCGAGAGCACTTCAACAAGTATTGACTTCACTGCCAGGTGACCTTCCCGCGCCGATTGCAGTCGTCCAGCATATGCCTAAAGGATTTACAAAGTCACTGGCTGACCGGCTTGATAAACTTTGCAGCATTCAGGTGAAAGAGGCAGAGCACTTAGAGAAGTTGATAAATGGAACGGCTTATATTGCCCCGGGCGGGTATCATATGCACGTTCGTCAGAAACAGAATGAATTAGTCATTGAATTGGATGAATCTGATCCAGTCCATGGTCACAGACCTTCGGTGAACCGGTTATTTTCCTCCCTTTCCCAATTGAAAGGCATCTCGACTACATCGGTTGTTATGACGGGAATGGGAGCGGATGGAGCTGAAGGGTTATTTGAACTTAAACAACGAGCAGGGGGGACACACAGTATTGCTGAAGCTGAAACCTCTTGTGTCGTTTACGGCATGCCCAAAGCGATCGTTAAATCAGGTCTGGCTGATGAAGTTAGAGAACTTAGGGATATCAGCCGAAGTATCATAGAGTCGCTTCAAATAAAAAGGGGGTAG
- a CDS encoding MinD/ParA family protein: MKDQAELLRTRMKQNEHTPPAKTIAIASGKGGVGKSNFSINFALKLIEQKKRVLLFDLDIGMGNVDILLGLTPKYSFVDLFKEELEFSEIIESGPNSLSYIAGGSGLSQIFQLDDEKFSYFQRQFADLTGIYDYILFDMGAGATNDSLNFISAAHEAFVVTTPEPTSITDGYAMIKHLVKKDPKLPIKVLVNRSLSNENGQQTFNRLQMVVKRFLNVDIESLGTIPDDRVVLKAVNQQLPFVIDQPGSKASKSLDQIVRKYLNGQVQMRQADSFMAKLKRLVFER; encoded by the coding sequence ATGAAGGATCAAGCTGAGCTGCTCCGCACTCGTATGAAGCAAAATGAACATACACCCCCCGCTAAAACGATAGCGATTGCAAGTGGTAAAGGGGGAGTTGGCAAATCCAATTTTTCTATAAATTTTGCCCTGAAATTGATCGAACAAAAGAAACGCGTTCTTTTATTCGACTTGGATATCGGTATGGGGAACGTTGATATTCTTTTAGGTCTGACACCTAAATATTCTTTTGTGGATTTATTCAAAGAGGAGTTGGAATTTAGTGAAATTATTGAATCAGGGCCAAATTCCCTATCTTACATAGCAGGAGGCTCAGGATTGTCGCAAATTTTCCAACTGGATGATGAAAAATTTTCATATTTTCAAAGACAATTTGCAGATTTAACCGGCATTTATGATTATATTCTATTTGATATGGGAGCTGGAGCAACCAATGATAGTTTGAATTTCATCAGTGCCGCGCATGAAGCCTTTGTCGTAACAACCCCTGAACCAACTTCCATCACGGATGGCTATGCAATGATTAAACACTTAGTGAAAAAAGATCCGAAATTGCCAATCAAGGTCCTAGTAAACCGTTCTTTGAGTAACGAAAATGGTCAACAGACTTTCAATCGTTTACAAATGGTAGTCAAACGTTTTCTCAATGTGGATATTGAATCACTTGGAACGATTCCTGATGACCGGGTGGTTTTAAAGGCTGTCAATCAACAGTTACCCTTCGTAATAGACCAGCCTGGCAGCAAAGCGAGTAAGTCGCTGGATCAGATTGTCCGAAAATATTTGAATGGGCAGGTACAGATGAGGCAAGCTGACTCGTTTATGGCAAAGTTAAAAAGATTAGTATTTGAGAGGTAA